In Spirochaetales bacterium, the sequence ACGTTTATGTCATTCAGGGCGGTACCGTAACCGGTACGAAAATAAACGGTTCCGTCATGCAGGGAGGGCTCGATTTTCAGCTGGAACTGTCCAATGGCGCAATGGAAATCGAACAGTTGCTGGTAATTAAAACCGGCGACGGGAATTATGTATATCTGAGGAATCCGGGGACGGCAACGGCCGGCAATGATATAAGAATGGTAGCGGATTTTGAGGTTTCGAACTCGAGTTCATACGGCTGGCTCAATACCGGGAAATACGCCGGCAGGCGTGTCGTTGACGAGGCGACAAAAACAATGAAGATCATTGTGTATGACGTCGCCGGTGTCGCCGTCAATCCCGATTCGACGAATTCGTTCGCCGTCACCGAACCTTCTGACGTTAAGGATCAGATGTGGGATTACAGGCTGAAAGATCCATCAGATAAGAATGGCGGCCGGAGCCGATTACCATAACCTCGCAAATCCCATGACGATCGATGCCAGGTATCTTTGGCAGACAAACGATGGCGAATTAATTATCGTAAGAAACGGCGGTGAAATCGGGTCGCTCGTCCCCGTTTTTGAAGTACGGGCGGCGAGTACGTATGCCGCGCTTAACGATACGTTATATTTGAGTTCGGACCCGGCGGCAGGCTCGGGCGGTGTGCAGATCACGTTTGATGAAAGCATAAGGTAATAAGGAAAAAACAAAGGATTTTCAGGTCCCGTACGATTAATTGACGTTATTTTCAAATGAAAGGAGATTATCGTGATGGTAATCAAAAAAATTACGGGACTCGTTCTTGTTCTGTCGGTTTTTTTCAGTATCGGCTGCAGGCTCGGCGGAGAGTTTGAGGAAACGGAAGTACTCGGACCGGAAATGAACCGGACGCTGAGTAAATCGGTGTATATGGGGGGGAGCGTGATCGTAGCGCCGGAGGAGCCGGCGATCAACCAGCTTTACGAAGGGATGAATATCCCGATCAGGATAGCCGAAGCGGGTGAGGGGCCGGAAGAGAATGAAAAAGTGTGCTGGTACAGGGCACGGTTTGTCGAAGTGGAATCCTCATATGTCGCGTTTTATGTGGTCAAGACCGATGAGGAGGGAAACGCGGCCGGGGAAGCATGCAGGGTCGAACTCGGTCTCGGTGAAAACGCCGACCTTGACGGGAATGGGGAACCTGACATTTGTTTGGTGAAAGCGGACAGGGAAGGCATGGCCGGAGCGTGTTACCTGACATTTGCGTCGTCCCCCGGCGGCCGCCGTACCGCCATGTTCAGTCTGTTGCCCGAAGACCTGCCGGGGAAACGGTACCCGTCCGGTATCGCGGGACTGAATCCGAGCGGACGGCTGCTTGTGGTCCGCGACAGCGCGTACGGGGTGCCGGCCCTGACCCTTCGCGCCGGAGATCCGCTTGCCGGCATCGTCATGGAGAACGATATCCTCATTAGTTCGTCCCCGGTTTCGGCGTCGCTCGGCCGGGTGACCGGTGTGAAGCAGTCGGGGGATTCAACCGTCATATTGTTGCAGACGATCCCGGCGGAAAAATTCAATGAAGCCTACGAACTTCTCTATAT encodes:
- a CDS encoding DUF3237 domain-containing protein → MLQAGGIPYPEDGEILFEADMQLVHIFDMGTTQYGRRHVYVIQGGTVTGTKINGSVMQGGLDFQLELSNGAMEIEQLLVIKTGDGNYVYLRNPGTATAGNDIRMVADFEVSNSSSYGWLNTGKYAGRRVVDEATKTMKIIVYDVAGVAVNPDSTNSFAVTEPSDVKDQMWDYRLKDPSDKNGGRSRLP